A stretch of the Pan paniscus chromosome 2, NHGRI_mPanPan1-v2.0_pri, whole genome shotgun sequence genome encodes the following:
- the LOC112439280 gene encoding olfactory receptor 7E24-like: MYLVTVLRNLLSILAVSSDSHLHTPMYFFLSNLCWVDIGFTSATVPKMIVDMGSHSRVISYAGCLTRMSFLVLFACIVGMFLTVMAYDCFVAICHPLHYPVIVNPHLCVFFVLVSFFLSLLDSQLHSWIVLQFTFFNNVEISNFVCDPSQLLKLASSDSVINSIFIYFDNTMFGFLPISGILLSYYKIVPSILRISSSDGKYKAFSACGSHLAVVCLFYGTGIGVYLTSAVAPPLRNGVVASVMYAVVTPMLNPFIYSLRNRDIQSALWRVCSRTVESHDLFHPFSCVGKKGQPHSIPTSANPVP; the protein is encoded by the coding sequence ATGTATCTGGTCACGGTGCTGAGGAACCTGCTCAGCATCCTGGCTGTCAGCTCTgactcccacctccacacccccatgtacttcttcctctccaacctgtGCTGGGTTGACATCGGTTTCACCTCGGCCACGGTTCCCAAGATGATTGTGGACATGGGGTCGCATAGCAGAGTCATCTCTTATGCGGGCTGCCTGACACGGATGTCTTTCTTGGTACTTTTTGCATGTATAGTAGGCATGTTCCTGACTGTGATGGCCTATGACTGCTTTGTAGCCATCTGTCACCCTCTGCACTACCCAGTCATCGTGAATCCTCACCTCTGTGTCTTCTtcgttttggtgtcctttttcctTAGCCTGTTGGATTCCCAGCTGCACAGTTGGATTGTGTTACAATTCACCTTCTTCAATAATGTGGAAATCTCTAATTTTGTCTGTGACCCCTCTCAACTTCTCAAGCTTGCCTCTTCTGACAGCGTCATCAATAGCATATTCATATATTTCGATAAtactatgtttggttttcttcccatttcagggATCCTTTTGTCTTACTATAAAATTGTCCCCTCCATTCTAAGGATTTCATCGTCAGATGGGAAGTACAAAGCCTTCTCAGCCTGTGGCTCTCACCTGGCggttgtttgcttattttatggAACAGGCATTGGCGTGTACCTGACTTCAGCTGTGGCACCACCCCTCAGGAATGGTGTGGTGGCGTCAGTGATGTACGCTGTTGTCACCCCCATGCTGAACCCTttcatctacagcctgagaaacagggacaTTCAAAGTGCCCTGTGGAGGGTGTGCAGCAGAACAGTCGAATCTCATGATCTGttccatcctttttcttgtgTGGGTAAGAAAGGGCAACCACATTCAATCCCTACATCTGCAAATCCTGTCCCTTAG